The proteins below are encoded in one region of Blastocatellia bacterium:
- a CDS encoding O-antigen ligase family protein, whose protein sequence is MATRSAAKVRVLNSHSALSEQMSMLRHWLLPTIMAIGIGILVLMIGGLPMKWGLLVIVGLLLPAALLFVSDRRRLLEIGLMLSFGLTLDVHLGNDPTHEVDPAGVPVSLTGLLVCGLVGWWVASRMEDQRSPVHWGGLGWLIGGLWATSIWSVIGSSEPRFGVYALINMAYFTLMYAYLVNNITSREHLRLLVNCLMIAVVTTSIVALMQAVFGRPDELMALGMVDKDKRLAIEDTDVMRVGGLMGSANGLATVLVQMLPLLLAYLLSPPAGYPTWLMASGFGIGLVALVVTYSRGGWLAFAVTLVVMIPIMSLSRINILTRKTLKQIVLAACLMALLAAPFYGNIVARLTADDRGSAYSRIIMAQVAWRMIRDNPVFGVGLGNYENVMDRYDSGPQYAHKDFRWPVHNIYLNIAAEGGLLGGLCFLLTCMMALWIGWQATRVEDAFLRATAVGLLVGLIGFLLVGMKELGPLGSGMYRWFWLAVGLLAAIRRLQPAATATSCAPAVESGRSPAIHQSWLSQRARLTRYSWRGLQR, encoded by the coding sequence ATGGCGACTCGTTCAGCAGCAAAGGTCCGTGTGCTCAATTCCCACTCGGCACTCAGCGAGCAGATGAGCATGTTACGCCACTGGCTCCTGCCCACCATAATGGCCATTGGCATCGGCATTCTGGTGTTGATGATTGGCGGGTTGCCAATGAAGTGGGGATTGCTGGTGATTGTGGGACTGCTGCTGCCAGCCGCGTTGCTGTTTGTCTCTGACCGGCGGCGACTCCTGGAAATCGGATTGATGTTGAGTTTTGGCCTGACGCTGGATGTGCATCTGGGTAATGATCCGACGCATGAAGTTGATCCAGCCGGCGTGCCGGTCTCATTGACGGGCTTGCTTGTCTGTGGGTTGGTTGGGTGGTGGGTTGCGAGTCGTATGGAGGATCAACGGTCTCCGGTGCACTGGGGTGGGTTGGGCTGGCTGATTGGAGGGCTGTGGGCCACGTCCATCTGGTCGGTGATTGGTTCATCTGAGCCGCGGTTTGGCGTCTATGCGCTGATCAACATGGCCTACTTCACGCTGATGTACGCCTATCTGGTCAATAACATCACCTCGCGCGAGCATCTGCGGCTCCTGGTAAACTGCCTGATGATTGCAGTGGTGACCACGAGCATCGTGGCATTGATGCAAGCCGTGTTTGGTCGGCCCGATGAGCTGATGGCGTTGGGCATGGTGGACAAAGATAAACGGCTGGCCATCGAAGATACCGACGTGATGCGCGTTGGTGGATTGATGGGCAGCGCCAATGGATTGGCGACTGTGTTAGTGCAGATGCTGCCATTGCTGTTGGCGTATCTGTTGAGCCCTCCCGCCGGGTATCCGACGTGGCTGATGGCGTCGGGATTTGGTATCGGTCTGGTCGCGCTGGTCGTGACCTATTCGCGGGGCGGCTGGCTCGCTTTTGCCGTCACCCTTGTGGTGATGATTCCAATCATGAGTTTGTCGCGCATCAATATCTTGACACGGAAGACGCTCAAGCAAATCGTTCTGGCCGCCTGCTTGATGGCGCTGCTGGCCGCGCCGTTTTACGGGAACATCGTGGCGCGATTGACAGCAGATGATCGCGGCTCGGCTTATAGTCGGATCATCATGGCCCAGGTCGCTTGGCGGATGATTCGCGACAACCCGGTGTTTGGCGTCGGGCTGGGCAACTACGAGAATGTGATGGATCGGTATGACAGCGGTCCCCAATATGCGCATAAAGATTTTCGTTGGCCGGTGCACAACATCTATCTGAATATCGCTGCGGAAGGCGGGCTCCTGGGCGGCCTCTGTTTTCTGCTGACCTGCATGATGGCTCTGTGGATCGGCTGGCAAGCGACGCGCGTTGAAGACGCCTTTCTGCGCGCCACGGCCGTAGGCTTGCTGGTGGGGTTGATAGGATTTTTGTTAGTGGGCATGAAAGAGCTTGGTCCGCTCGGCTCCGGTATGTATCGCTGGTTTTGGTTGGCTGTCGGATTGCTGGCGGCAATTCGTCGGCTACAACCGGCGGCGACGGCGACGAGTTGTGCGCCGGCAGTTGAGAGCGGTCGGTCGCCAGCAATCCATCAAAGCTGGTTGAGCCAGCGCGCGCGGCTGACTCGCTATAGTTGGCGCGGCCTTCAACGATGA